From the Streptomyces nigrescens genome, one window contains:
- a CDS encoding ABC transporter substrate-binding protein, whose translation MRISRRRAAATTAALVTSALALTACGSSGGAGGSDSASGKVEGRVTFQTWNLKANFKKYFEGVIADFENKYPDAEVRWVDQPAEGYPEKLSADAAGGTLPDVVNVSPDLAYPLAKAGLALDLEKTAGKYRGEYLDGAWESHRMPGMTGVYAFPWYLNTGPMFYSKELFTKAGLDPERPPTSYDQLFKDAVTMARKSDRKIAMLAGTPSIEDFGRYGVRLMNARGTEFTFNEPKGVELLKHYKELYTAGALDSQALTAQAESAGRKFQQQSVAMNPGSALDLENFKKEAPGLYRHIGITDAVNNTGKANMYVQGLMVNAQSKVKPAAVAFAHFVTGKKNQMAFAKKVTIFPSTKGSLDDPYFTKEDGTDATRVRVASAKSLKTAVNYTPVLLSDQMKTVLRNAVAKAVQGKQSPRAALDGAVAECNRLLKTA comes from the coding sequence ATGCGTATATCCCGCCGCCGAGCAGCCGCCACCACCGCCGCCCTGGTCACCTCGGCGCTCGCCCTGACCGCATGCGGTTCCTCGGGGGGAGCCGGCGGATCGGACAGCGCCTCGGGGAAGGTCGAGGGCCGGGTCACCTTCCAGACCTGGAACCTCAAGGCCAATTTCAAGAAATACTTCGAGGGAGTGATCGCGGACTTCGAGAATAAATACCCGGACGCCGAGGTCAGATGGGTGGATCAGCCGGCCGAGGGGTATCCGGAAAAGCTGAGCGCGGACGCCGCCGGCGGCACGCTGCCCGATGTCGTCAATGTCTCGCCGGATCTCGCGTATCCGCTGGCCAAGGCCGGGCTGGCGCTCGATCTGGAAAAGACCGCCGGAAAATACCGTGGCGAGTATCTCGACGGGGCCTGGGAGAGTCACCGGATGCCGGGAATGACGGGCGTCTATGCCTTCCCCTGGTATCTGAACACCGGGCCGATGTTCTACAGCAAGGAGCTCTTCACCAAGGCCGGGCTCGATCCGGAGCGGCCGCCGACGTCGTACGACCAGCTCTTCAAGGACGCCGTGACGATGGCGCGCAAGAGCGACCGGAAGATCGCGATGCTCGCCGGCACCCCGTCGATCGAGGACTTCGGACGCTATGGTGTGCGGCTGATGAACGCCCGGGGCACGGAGTTCACCTTCAACGAGCCCAAGGGCGTCGAGCTGCTGAAGCACTACAAGGAGCTGTATACGGCCGGGGCGCTGGACTCACAGGCGCTCACCGCACAGGCCGAGTCCGCGGGGCGCAAGTTCCAGCAGCAGTCGGTGGCCATGAATCCGGGCAGCGCGCTCGACCTGGAGAACTTCAAGAAGGAGGCACCGGGCCTCTACCGGCACATCGGCATCACGGACGCGGTCAACAACACCGGGAAGGCCAATATGTACGTCCAGGGCCTGATGGTGAATGCGCAGAGCAAGGTCAAGCCGGCGGCGGTGGCGTTCGCGCACTTCGTCACCGGCAAGAAGAACCAGATGGCCTTCGCCAAGAAGGTCACGATCTTCCCCAGCACCAAGGGCTCGCTGGACGATCCGTACTTCACCAAGGAGGACGGCACCGATGCGACCCGGGTGCGGGTGGCCTCGGCCAAGTCGCTGAAGACGGCGGTGAATTACACCCCGGTACTGCTCAGTGACCAGATGAAGACCGTGCTGCGCAATGCGGTCGCCAAGGCCGTACAGGGAAAGCAGTCTCCCCGGGCGGCACTGGACGGCGCGGTCGCCGAGTGCAATCGCCTGCTCAAGACCGCCTGA
- a CDS encoding carbohydrate ABC transporter permease: MTPGERFTVAEAPAVTPPPAPARRPDRGTRTQLPSSPWLFLAPGLLIVAAFSLYPFLSTVAHSFTDARTLTAGQFVGGANYRELIHDAMFWTGLRNSLLYVLGVVPLLVMLPLLLAMLVQRRLPGITFFRAAFYTPVVASVVVVGLIWVWLLDDRGLINALLEGLGFGKVGFLSDPWLLLLSAMAVTVWKGLGYYMIIYLAALANVPRELHEACAVDGAGAVRRFLTVTVPAVRSTMVLVAALSSVAAFKVFSEVYLMAGPTGGPGGEDTTLVMLVQQVGTGLSGRVGYASALSVVVFVLTLGLMLLVLRANRKEDA; this comes from the coding sequence ATGACACCGGGCGAGCGGTTCACAGTGGCCGAGGCACCGGCCGTCACTCCCCCGCCGGCCCCGGCACGGCGGCCCGACCGAGGCACCCGTACGCAGCTGCCGTCCAGTCCCTGGCTCTTTCTGGCTCCCGGCCTGCTGATCGTCGCCGCATTCAGCCTGTATCCGTTCCTGAGCACGGTGGCGCATTCGTTCACCGATGCGCGCACCCTCACCGCGGGGCAGTTCGTCGGCGGCGCCAATTACCGGGAGCTGATCCATGACGCCATGTTCTGGACGGGGCTGCGCAACAGCCTGCTGTACGTCCTCGGGGTCGTACCGCTCCTGGTGATGCTGCCGCTGCTGCTGGCGATGCTGGTGCAGCGGCGCCTTCCCGGGATCACCTTCTTCCGGGCCGCGTTCTACACGCCGGTGGTCGCCTCCGTCGTGGTGGTCGGGCTGATCTGGGTGTGGCTGCTGGACGACCGGGGACTGATCAATGCGCTGCTGGAGGGCCTGGGCTTCGGCAAGGTCGGCTTTCTCAGCGATCCATGGCTGCTGCTGCTCAGCGCGATGGCGGTCACGGTCTGGAAGGGCCTCGGCTACTACATGATCATTTATCTGGCGGCGCTGGCCAACGTCCCCCGGGAACTGCACGAGGCCTGCGCGGTGGACGGAGCGGGGGCGGTGCGCCGTTTCCTGACCGTCACCGTCCCCGCGGTGCGCTCCACGATGGTGCTGGTGGCCGCGCTGTCCTCGGTCGCGGCCTTCAAGGTGTTCTCCGAGGTCTATCTGATGGCCGGTCCGACCGGCGGCCCCGGCGGGGAGGACACCACCTTGGTGATGCTCGTCCAGCAGGTCGGCACCGGACTCAGCGGCCGGGTCGGCTATGCCTCGGCGCTGTCCGTCGTGGTCTTCGTCCTCACGCTCGGGCTGATGCTGCTGGTGCTGCGGGCCAACCGGAAGGAGGACGCATGA
- a CDS encoding LacI family DNA-binding transcriptional regulator, whose translation MTAPGEAARRKPARRPTIKDIARRAGVSESAVSFALNDRPGVSQDTRARVRRVAEELGWQANSAARALSGERAGAMGLVLARPAQTLGVESFFLQLVSGIQEVLSARQIALLLQVVEDLDTECALYRRWWAERRVDGVLVVDPRTDDPRPELLAALGLPAVVVGGPAAPGPDPAEPSAGEPSATEPATAEPSATEPAATPPHPLLSTVWADDAKAMARILDHLYGLGHRRIVHIAGLPGLAHTARRIQSLRTEADRRGLDRRQVHSVTTDYSDAEGAEATRRLLDAARPPTAIVYDNDVMAVAGASVAAERGIPVPGALSIVAWDDSALCRVTHPRLTALVRDTPGFGRLAAQELLAVLDGGPLRTVQGELPHLEARESTAMPPPG comes from the coding sequence ATGACAGCGCCCGGTGAGGCGGCCCGGCGCAAGCCGGCCCGCCGGCCGACGATCAAGGACATCGCCCGCCGAGCCGGGGTGTCGGAGAGCGCCGTCTCGTTCGCGCTCAACGACCGGCCGGGCGTCTCCCAGGACACCCGCGCCCGGGTACGCCGCGTGGCGGAGGAACTCGGCTGGCAGGCCAACAGCGCCGCCCGCGCCCTGTCCGGCGAACGCGCCGGCGCCATGGGGCTGGTGCTCGCCCGGCCCGCACAGACCCTGGGCGTGGAGTCCTTCTTCCTCCAACTGGTCTCCGGCATCCAGGAAGTGCTCTCCGCGCGGCAGATCGCGCTCCTCCTCCAGGTCGTCGAGGACCTCGACACCGAGTGCGCGCTCTACCGCCGCTGGTGGGCCGAACGCCGGGTGGACGGCGTCCTCGTGGTCGACCCGCGCACGGATGACCCGCGCCCGGAGCTGCTCGCCGCACTCGGCCTGCCCGCCGTCGTCGTCGGCGGCCCGGCCGCCCCCGGGCCGGACCCCGCGGAGCCGTCCGCCGGGGAGCCGTCCGCCACCGAACCGGCCACCGCCGAACCGTCCGCCACCGAACCGGCCGCCACCCCGCCCCACCCGCTGCTCTCCACCGTCTGGGCCGACGACGCCAAGGCCATGGCACGGATCCTGGACCACCTCTACGGCCTCGGACACCGCCGGATCGTGCATATCGCCGGGCTGCCCGGCCTCGCCCACACCGCACGCCGGATCCAGTCGCTGCGCACCGAAGCGGACCGGCGGGGCCTCGACCGGCGCCAGGTCCACTCGGTGACCACCGACTACTCCGACGCCGAGGGGGCCGAGGCCACCCGCCGTCTCCTGGACGCCGCGCGGCCGCCGACGGCGATCGTCTACGACAACGATGTGATGGCCGTAGCGGGCGCTTCGGTCGCCGCCGAGCGCGGTATCCCCGTGCCGGGCGCGCTGTCGATCGTGGCCTGGGACGACTCGGCGCTGTGCCGGGTCACCCACCCCCGGCTCACCGCACTCGTCCGCGACACCCCCGGCTTCGGCAGGCTCGCCGCCCAGGAACTCCTCGCGGTCCTCGACGGCGGCCCGCTGCGGACCGTCCAGGGCGAACTGCCGCACC
- a CDS encoding endo-beta-N-acetylglucosaminidase, which translates to MNRQPFPVSRRRVLLAGAGTAAALLGASPGGGTAAAAGRPRAAADSLQPYASYWFPDSLPSGTPGDGITWRSLAAWTPGADRDLAFNTATVPLAERFTPVPANSTARAGQARISALAAFDHTAGNPSQGSATADHYAPTHWAYLDELVFWGGSSGEGLILAPNAPVVDAAHRNGVPVLGTVFLPPVAYGGQLRWTRDLVRRDAAGRFPLAAKLVQVARVYGFDGWFLNAETGGGDAALAGEMQAFLRALRAAGAGHGLRITWYDAMNRTGQVGWQGALNELNQPFFQDDAGPVADSMFVDFRWSAGRLADSGRLAEELGRSRYELWAGVDVESAGWDSGTDWEAILPTGRDHVVSYGFYRPEWTLSHLPAGRTPGQFHAADDRFWSGEGLDPTRPGGTGGGWRAPASAVADRSTLTSLPFATTFNTGHGLRWYENGAATSGTPWNHLGLQDRLPPRRWAVRTAGPRPDVSFDFADAWRGGSSLLVRGALDRPATLELFPARLPAGAATVLDLTHRADPSSGPVTVEVAVALRDAPAPGEPAPYVHLPAGTLQPGEGWRTVSLRLSVLGTGTLHALGVRLTGRGGAAVAWRLGALAVRDGTASPAAPSGLTVTGTASSDGATAVRLSWRRAPGPVRHYELYRQLPDGRREFLGGTCGTAYYVAGLRRAGDEPAARLEVRAVHELFTASKPSKVQLPW; encoded by the coding sequence ATGAACCGGCAACCGTTCCCCGTCTCCCGCCGCCGGGTGCTGCTGGCCGGGGCAGGCACCGCGGCCGCGCTGCTCGGTGCGTCCCCCGGGGGCGGCACCGCTGCGGCCGCCGGCCGGCCCCGGGCAGCCGCGGACTCCTTGCAGCCGTACGCCTCGTACTGGTTCCCCGACTCGCTGCCGTCGGGCACCCCCGGGGACGGCATCACCTGGCGGAGTCTGGCCGCCTGGACGCCCGGCGCCGACCGGGATCTGGCGTTCAACACCGCGACCGTGCCGCTCGCCGAGCGGTTCACACCGGTCCCGGCGAACAGCACGGCCCGCGCCGGGCAGGCCCGGATCAGTGCGCTCGCGGCCTTCGACCACACCGCGGGCAACCCGTCGCAGGGCTCGGCGACCGCGGACCACTACGCGCCGACCCACTGGGCGTACCTCGATGAGCTGGTCTTCTGGGGCGGCTCGTCCGGCGAGGGCCTGATCCTGGCGCCGAACGCCCCGGTCGTCGACGCCGCCCACCGCAATGGTGTCCCCGTACTGGGCACGGTCTTCCTCCCGCCGGTCGCCTACGGCGGGCAGCTGCGCTGGACCCGCGATCTGGTGCGGCGGGACGCGGCGGGGCGCTTCCCGCTCGCCGCGAAGCTGGTGCAGGTCGCGCGGGTGTACGGCTTCGACGGCTGGTTCCTCAACGCGGAGACCGGCGGTGGCGATGCCGCGCTGGCCGGCGAGATGCAGGCGTTCCTGCGGGCCCTTCGCGCCGCGGGCGCCGGGCACGGTCTGCGGATCACCTGGTACGACGCGATGAACCGGACCGGGCAGGTCGGCTGGCAGGGCGCGCTGAACGAGCTCAATCAGCCGTTCTTCCAGGACGACGCCGGGCCGGTCGCCGACTCGATGTTCGTGGACTTCCGGTGGAGCGCCGGGCGGCTGGCGGACTCCGGGCGGCTGGCGGAGGAACTGGGCCGCAGCCGCTATGAGTTGTGGGCCGGGGTCGATGTCGAATCGGCGGGCTGGGACAGCGGCACGGACTGGGAGGCGATCCTCCCCACCGGGCGCGACCACGTCGTCTCGTACGGCTTCTACCGCCCCGAGTGGACCCTCAGCCATCTGCCCGCGGGGCGTACGCCCGGCCAGTTCCATGCCGCGGACGACCGCTTCTGGTCCGGCGAGGGCCTGGATCCGACCCGGCCGGGCGGCACGGGCGGCGGCTGGCGGGCGCCGGCCTCCGCCGTCGCCGACCGCTCGACGCTCACCTCACTGCCCTTCGCCACCACCTTCAACACGGGACACGGACTGCGCTGGTACGAGAACGGTGCGGCCACCTCCGGCACCCCCTGGAACCACCTCGGGCTCCAGGACCGGCTGCCGCCGAGACGCTGGGCGGTGCGCACGGCGGGCCCACGCCCGGACGTGTCCTTCGACTTCGCCGACGCCTGGCGCGGCGGCAGCAGTCTGCTGGTGCGGGGCGCCCTCGACCGGCCGGCCACCCTGGAGCTCTTCCCCGCCCGGCTGCCGGCCGGCGCCGCCACGGTCCTCGACCTCACCCATCGCGCCGACCCGTCGTCGGGGCCGGTGACCGTCGAGGTGGCGGTCGCCCTGCGCGATGCCCCCGCACCGGGCGAGCCCGCTCCGTACGTCCATCTGCCGGCCGGGACCCTCCAGCCGGGCGAGGGCTGGCGCACCGTCTCCCTGCGGCTCAGCGTCCTCGGCACCGGGACCCTGCATGCCCTGGGGGTGCGGCTGACCGGCCGTGGCGGCGCCGCGGTGGCCTGGCGGCTGGGGGCGCTCGCGGTCCGCGACGGCACCGCGTCCCCGGCCGCGCCGAGCGGGCTGACGGTCACGGGGACCGCCTCCTCGGACGGGGCGACCGCGGTGCGGCTGAGCTGGCGGCGCGCCCCGGGCCCGGTGCGCCACTACGAGCTGTACCGCCAACTGCCGGACGGGCGGCGGGAGTTCCTCGGGGGCACCTGCGGCACGGCGTACTACGTGGCGGGCCTGCGGCGCGCGGGGGACGAGCCGGCCGCCCGGCTCGAAGTACGCGCGGTGCACGAACTGTTCACCGCCTCGAAGCCGTCGAAGGTCCAGCTGCCCTGGTGA
- a CDS encoding glycoside hydrolase 5 family protein, whose amino-acid sequence MRFGVNYTPTHGWFHHWLDFDLDSVRADLDSIAGLGLDHIRVFPLWPLFQPNRTLIRPRAVEQLVQLTDAAAERGLDVNVDGLQGHLSSFDFLPAWTQTWHRRNLFTDPEVRSGQEEYLRTLAAALADRPNFLGMTLGNEINQFSDRPHPDPDRITDEQAAAWLERMLAACERGAPGRMHLHAPYDAAWYQDGHPFTPAHAARLGAVTAVHSWVFNGTAQRHGPTGTATEHHAAYLIELSKAWATDPHRPVWLQEVGAPAPHIPEDRAARFTEATVTAALDCPDLWGVTWWCSHDVPRSLADFPELEYGLGLLGNDRTVKPAGRALAALVSEWRGRTHRPPVRSTALTVDAGGAGPAPRRSVCAPGGPVFEAWAELTAQGVRPTLVLSELAADSAHLTSRGITEVCTPDDVGRAPRRPSPAVPHRRSSS is encoded by the coding sequence ATGCGCTTCGGTGTCAACTACACGCCCACCCACGGCTGGTTCCACCACTGGCTGGACTTCGACCTGGATTCCGTACGCGCCGACCTCGACTCCATCGCCGGACTGGGCCTGGACCACATCCGGGTCTTTCCGCTCTGGCCGCTGTTCCAGCCCAACCGCACCCTGATCCGGCCGCGCGCCGTGGAACAGCTGGTGCAGCTCACGGACGCCGCGGCCGAACGCGGCCTCGATGTGAATGTCGACGGACTGCAGGGCCATCTGTCGAGCTTCGACTTCCTGCCCGCCTGGACGCAGACCTGGCACCGCCGCAACCTCTTCACCGACCCCGAGGTGCGCTCCGGCCAGGAGGAGTATCTGCGGACGCTGGCCGCCGCGCTCGCCGACCGGCCCAACTTCCTCGGAATGACGCTCGGCAACGAGATCAACCAGTTCTCGGACCGGCCGCACCCGGACCCCGACCGCATCACGGACGAGCAGGCCGCGGCCTGGCTGGAGCGGATGCTGGCGGCGTGCGAGCGGGGCGCGCCGGGCCGGATGCATCTGCACGCCCCCTACGACGCGGCCTGGTACCAGGACGGGCACCCCTTCACCCCGGCGCACGCCGCCCGGCTGGGCGCCGTCACGGCCGTGCACTCCTGGGTCTTCAACGGCACCGCACAGCGGCACGGTCCGACGGGCACCGCCACCGAGCACCACGCCGCCTACCTCATCGAGCTGTCCAAGGCCTGGGCCACGGACCCGCACCGCCCGGTCTGGCTCCAGGAGGTCGGCGCGCCCGCCCCGCACATCCCCGAGGACCGCGCGGCGCGGTTCACCGAGGCCACCGTCACCGCCGCACTGGACTGCCCGGACCTCTGGGGCGTCACCTGGTGGTGTTCGCACGATGTGCCGCGGTCGCTCGCGGACTTCCCCGAGCTGGAGTACGGGCTGGGGCTGCTCGGCAACGACCGTACGGTCAAGCCGGCGGGGCGGGCCCTCGCGGCGCTGGTCTCGGAGTGGCGCGGCCGTACGCACCGGCCGCCGGTCCGCAGCACCGCGCTGACCGTCGACGCCGGCGGGGCCGGGCCCGCGCCCCGCCGCTCGGTGTGCGCACCCGGCGGCCCGGTCTTCGAGGCCTGGGCCGAGCTCACCGCCCAGGGGGTCCGGCCCACCCTCGTACTGTCCGAACTCGCCGCCGACAGTGCACATTTGACGTCGCGTGGCATCACCGAGGTCTGCACACCCGATGACGTCGGCCGCGCCCCGCGCCGGCCGTCACCGGCCGTCCCCCACCGGAGGAGCAGCTCATGA
- a CDS encoding carbohydrate ABC transporter permease, whose product MSAAVQREPDRRAGWARAGRRIRRWQLLLRYLLLLAVLALTIGPFLWQLSTSLKGPGEDIYRYPPSLLPHRFTLDNYAGVAETIPVWDFALNSLKVAVTNVLTNCAGAALAGYALARMRFTGRKSALVVFIMAMLVPVESIMIAQFVTMRELQLNNTLLGVVLPGCIGAMNVLLMRNAFAALPYEVEEAAFVDGANAWQRFVRIALPSVRGTLAVVAIFAFMGAWDDFLWPLIVLSDQSKFTLTIGLNFLHGTFADNQRLVAAGTVIAVLPLIVLFACLQRSFFRGVGEGAVKG is encoded by the coding sequence ATGAGCGCCGCCGTGCAGCGGGAGCCGGACCGCCGGGCCGGGTGGGCGCGCGCCGGGCGCCGGATACGGCGGTGGCAGCTGCTGCTCCGCTATCTGCTGCTGCTCGCCGTGCTGGCACTGACCATCGGGCCGTTCCTGTGGCAGCTGTCCACCTCCCTCAAGGGCCCCGGCGAGGACATCTACCGCTATCCCCCGAGCCTGCTGCCGCACCGGTTCACGCTGGACAACTACGCGGGCGTCGCCGAGACCATCCCCGTCTGGGACTTCGCGCTGAACTCCCTCAAGGTGGCCGTCACCAATGTGCTCACCAACTGCGCGGGGGCGGCGCTCGCGGGCTATGCGCTGGCCCGGATGCGCTTCACCGGCCGGAAGAGCGCGCTGGTCGTGTTCATCATGGCGATGCTGGTGCCGGTCGAGAGCATCATGATCGCCCAGTTCGTCACGATGCGGGAGCTGCAGCTGAACAACACCCTGCTCGGGGTGGTGCTGCCCGGCTGTATCGGCGCCATGAACGTGCTGCTGATGCGCAATGCCTTCGCGGCCCTGCCCTACGAGGTCGAGGAGGCCGCGTTCGTCGACGGCGCCAACGCCTGGCAGCGGTTCGTACGGATCGCGCTGCCGTCGGTCCGGGGCACTCTCGCGGTCGTCGCGATCTTCGCGTTCATGGGGGCCTGGGACGACTTCCTGTGGCCGCTGATCGTGCTGAGCGACCAGTCGAAGTTCACCCTGACCATCGGGCTGAACTTTCTGCACGGCACCTTCGCGGACAACCAGCGGCTGGTCGCGGCGGGCACCGTCATCGCCGTGCTCCCGCTGATCGTGCTGTTCGCGTGTCTGCAGCGCTCCTTCTTCCGCGGCGTCGGCGAGGGCGCCGTCAAGGGCTGA
- a CDS encoding alpha-mannosidase, which translates to MHDDRALTEARLKRVLEERIRPALYPEAVPLEVAAWVAPGEPGPVAEGLAATHTPVAVGDAWGAPWGTTWFKVCGEVPREWAGRTVEAVLDLGFDERMPGFQCEALVHLPDGTPVKAVNPRNQWVRVGAPVRGGERVEWHLEAASNPVILDVHPFRPTPLGDRKTAGSAAQYRLARMDLAVFDTEVWELIQDLEVLGELMAELAVDSPRRWELLRAAGRALDAVDLQDVNGTATAARSALREVLSAPAGASAHRISAVGHAHIDSAWLWPLRETVRKVARTTSNMTALLEDEPEFVFAMSQAQQYAWIKEHRPEVYAKVKKAVAEGRFVPAGGMWVESDTNMPGSEAMARQFVHGKRFFLEEFGIENEEAWLPDTFGFAAGLPQIIRAAGSKWLLTQKISWSQINAFPHHTFRWEGIDGTRIFTHFPPVDTYNCQMAASEIAHAARNFKDKGVARHSLAPTGWGDGGGGTTREMIAKARRLRDLDGSPTVEWERPADFFAKAEAEYPQAPVWVGELYLELHRGTLTSQAGTKRGNRRSEQLLREAELWSATAAVLAHHPYPYEELDRIWKTVLLHQFHDILPGSSIAWVHREAARTYAAVAAELEDVVAAALAALTGRGGTELTVNSAPHTRGGVAAGAVGPAVSEGPEVSAVPRDGGGCTLTNGLLRVGIDGRGLVVSVYDLVAGRETVAPGGAANLLQLHPDFPNMWDAWDVDAFYRNVVTDLTDADEVVLGEVSREAATVRVTRTFGASRVVQSLTLARGQRRLDLGTEVDWHETEKFLKAAFPLDLHAERYAAETQFGHFHRPTHTNTSWEAAKFEACAHRFVHLEEPGWGVALVNDATYGHDVTRTVRETGDRGTTTTVRVSLLRAPRFPDPETDQGVHRFRHALVPGAAIGDAVREGHRLNLPERRITGATAVPPLVTADNDATVITAVKLADDASGDVIVRLHEAHGGRAVTTLTTGFEPAGAVTTDLLERPTDDGPAIERQGNTLRMRLRPFQIVTVRLTRADGR; encoded by the coding sequence ATGCATGACGACCGTGCACTGACCGAAGCCCGCCTCAAGCGCGTCCTGGAGGAGCGCATCCGGCCCGCCCTGTATCCGGAAGCGGTTCCCCTGGAGGTCGCGGCGTGGGTCGCGCCGGGCGAGCCGGGGCCGGTGGCAGAAGGTCTGGCCGCCACGCATACGCCGGTGGCGGTGGGTGACGCCTGGGGCGCGCCCTGGGGGACGACATGGTTCAAGGTCTGCGGTGAGGTGCCGCGCGAGTGGGCCGGCCGCACCGTGGAGGCGGTGCTCGACCTGGGCTTCGACGAGCGGATGCCGGGCTTCCAGTGCGAGGCGCTGGTCCATCTGCCCGACGGCACCCCGGTCAAGGCGGTCAATCCGCGGAACCAGTGGGTCCGGGTGGGTGCCCCGGTGCGCGGCGGTGAACGCGTCGAGTGGCATCTGGAGGCCGCGTCCAACCCCGTCATCCTCGATGTCCACCCGTTCCGGCCGACGCCGTTGGGCGACCGGAAGACGGCGGGCAGCGCAGCGCAGTACCGGCTGGCGCGGATGGATCTGGCGGTGTTCGACACCGAGGTGTGGGAGCTGATCCAGGATCTGGAGGTGCTGGGTGAGCTGATGGCGGAGCTCGCGGTGGACAGCCCCCGGCGCTGGGAGCTGCTGCGGGCGGCGGGCCGGGCGCTGGACGCGGTCGATCTGCAGGACGTCAACGGGACGGCGACGGCGGCCCGTTCGGCACTGCGGGAGGTGCTCTCGGCACCCGCCGGTGCCTCCGCGCACCGGATCAGCGCGGTGGGGCATGCGCATATCGATTCGGCGTGGCTGTGGCCGCTGCGCGAGACGGTGCGGAAGGTGGCCCGTACGACGTCGAACATGACGGCGCTGCTGGAGGACGAGCCGGAGTTCGTCTTCGCGATGTCGCAGGCGCAGCAGTACGCCTGGATCAAGGAGCACCGGCCCGAGGTCTACGCCAAGGTCAAGAAGGCGGTCGCGGAGGGGCGGTTCGTTCCGGCGGGCGGTATGTGGGTGGAGTCGGACACCAATATGCCCGGATCGGAGGCGATGGCCCGGCAGTTCGTGCACGGTAAGCGGTTCTTCCTGGAGGAGTTCGGCATCGAGAACGAGGAGGCGTGGCTGCCGGACACCTTCGGTTTCGCCGCGGGGCTGCCGCAGATCATCAGGGCGGCGGGGTCGAAGTGGCTGCTGACGCAGAAGATCTCCTGGAGCCAGATCAATGCCTTTCCGCATCACACCTTCCGCTGGGAGGGCATCGACGGCACCCGGATCTTCACCCATTTCCCGCCGGTGGACACCTACAACTGCCAGATGGCGGCCAGCGAAATCGCCCATGCGGCACGGAACTTCAAGGACAAGGGGGTGGCCAGGCACTCGCTCGCGCCGACCGGCTGGGGCGACGGTGGCGGGGGCACCACCCGTGAGATGATCGCCAAGGCGCGGCGGCTGCGCGATCTGGACGGTTCGCCGACGGTCGAGTGGGAGCGGCCCGCGGATTTCTTCGCGAAGGCGGAGGCGGAGTACCCCCAGGCGCCGGTGTGGGTGGGCGAGCTGTATCTGGAGCTGCATCGCGGGACCCTCACCAGCCAGGCGGGGACCAAGCGCGGCAACCGGCGCAGCGAACAGCTGCTGCGGGAGGCCGAGCTCTGGTCGGCCACGGCGGCCGTCCTGGCGCACCATCCCTATCCGTACGAGGAGTTGGACCGGATCTGGAAGACGGTGCTGCTCCACCAGTTCCATGACATCCTGCCCGGTTCCTCCATCGCCTGGGTGCATCGCGAGGCGGCCCGGACCTATGCGGCGGTCGCCGCCGAGCTGGAGGACGTCGTCGCCGCCGCGCTGGCCGCGCTGACCGGCCGCGGCGGCACGGAGCTGACGGTGAACTCCGCGCCGCACACCCGCGGCGGTGTCGCGGCGGGTGCCGTGGGACCCGCGGTGAGCGAGGGGCCCGAGGTGTCCGCCGTGCCCCGCGACGGCGGCGGGTGCACCCTCACCAACGGTCTGCTGCGGGTCGGCATCGACGGCCGCGGCCTGGTGGTCTCCGTGTACGACCTGGTGGCCGGCCGCGAGACGGTGGCGCCCGGCGGGGCGGCGAATCTGCTGCAGCTCCATCCGGATTTCCCGAACATGTGGGACGCCTGGGACGTGGACGCCTTCTACCGCAATGTCGTCACCGATCTGACGGACGCGGACGAGGTCGTGCTCGGCGAGGTGTCCCGGGAGGCGGCGACGGTACGCGTCACCCGGACGTTCGGCGCCTCACGGGTGGTGCAGTCGCTGACACTGGCGCGCGGGCAGCGGCGGCTGGACCTGGGCACCGAGGTTGACTGGCACGAGACCGAGAAGTTCCTCAAGGCCGCCTTCCCGCTGGATCTGCACGCCGAGCGCTATGCGGCCGAGACCCAGTTCGGCCACTTCCACCGGCCCACCCACACCAACACCAGCTGGGAGGCCGCCAAGTTCGAGGCCTGCGCCCACCGGTTCGTGCACCTGGAGGAGCCGGGCTGGGGCGTCGCGCTGGTCAATGACGCGACCTACGGGCATGACGTCACCCGTACCGTCCGGGAGACCGGCGACCGTGGCACCACCACGACCGTCCGGGTCTCCCTGCTGCGGGCCCCGCGGTTCCCCGACCCGGAGACCGACCAGGGCGTACACCGCTTCCGCCATGCGCTCGTGCCGGGCGCCGCCATCGGAGACGCGGTACGCGAGGGGCATCGGCTCAACCTGCCCGAGCGCCGGATCACCGGCGCCACGGCGGTGCCGCCCCTGGTCACGGCCGACAATGACGCCACGGTGATCACCGCGGTCAAGCTCGCCGACGATGCGAGCGGCGATGTGATCGTCCGCCTCCACGAGGCACACGGCGGGCGGGCCGTCACCACCCTCACCACCGGCTTCGAACCGGCCGGCGCCGTCACCACCGATCTGCTCGAACGTCCCACCGATGACGGCCCGGCGATCGAGCGGCAGGGGAACACCCTGCGGATGCGGCTGCGCCCGTTCCAGATCGTGACGGTGCGGCTGACCCGGGCGGACGGCCGGTAG